GTCAATCCACTTTTCGAACATCGGACTCCGTCCTGATTTGGTGGCTTTGTGATCGATGGAAATAAGAAAAGGGCGACAAAGTGATTTGCCATACCACCGGGTCGCCCAATTTGTGTTCTTCGTCCTTGCAGCTCGACGTGCGGATTACAGCACGATCAGCAATGCGTGGATGATTCCGATGATCCAGAATCCAACCAAAGTCAAAACGATGTTCAATAGGAACTGTGTTCCGACGCCCTTGTCCATGTAGACAGCCAATGGCGGCAGCAGGATTGCAAGCAATACCTTGAGGACAGTGTTTTCGTTTTTGGCGATAGCAGTCATTTCATTCTCCTAAGTTGAGGTGACAGGGTGCGAAGCGATCTCCGTTGCCGATCGTGTTCGGCGAACAGAGTGCTTTGATCACTCGTCGGCTGGAAGATCGATGTCGACGTCTGGAGTCGTGATCGTCTTTTCTTCCATGTTCACGTCAACATCGGGGACTTTGATTTTGCTTTCTTCCGTGGTTACATCGACCTCTGGTGCGTCGACGTCGTAGCCGGGAAGTTGTCCCGAGTCGCCGCTCACGTCGACGTCCAAGTCGGGCATCTCACCCTCACGCGTTTGTTCGACATCACAGCCGACAGTTGCGAAAGCGAGCGAAAGTGACAGCAGCGTCATTAGAAATGTCTTGTTCATGTTGAT
This genomic window from Rhodopirellula bahusiensis contains:
- a CDS encoding YqaE/Pmp3 family membrane protein, which translates into the protein MTAIAKNENTVLKVLLAILLPPLAVYMDKGVGTQFLLNIVLTLVGFWIIGIIHALLIVL